The following proteins come from a genomic window of Microbacterium sp. SY138:
- a CDS encoding DUF1611 domain-containing protein, with the protein MPTPSVPSFLDPAHAWAAPTALPVGTTAIVYCEGQFGEQDGKTANGLVRHSEKYEILSVIDSTHAGADAGVLLDGLANDIPILDGLPTAIAHAGHVPDYLICGVAPADGLLSADQRTVLLDGIARGMHIINGLHEFLTDDAEFVAAALLAQVTITDIRRPRDKKDLHLFSGRIFDVTCPRITILGTDGAIGKRTTATILVKALNDRGVHAVMVGTGQTTIIQGGRYGVALDALVPQFCSGEVENQVVAAFEGEDPDVIIVEGQGALSHPAYITSAHILRGSQPAGVIVQHAPGRTVLGDFPMVAMPTVTSEIALIEAFADTKVIGVTVNHENLTAEQLAAAIDEIELDTGLPATDPLTRPLAELVEMVLQAFPTLSPRRTTRSAA; encoded by the coding sequence ATGCCCACCCCGTCAGTCCCCTCTTTTCTCGACCCTGCGCACGCCTGGGCGGCGCCCACCGCCCTCCCCGTCGGCACCACGGCCATCGTGTATTGCGAGGGCCAGTTCGGCGAGCAGGACGGCAAGACCGCGAACGGTCTGGTCCGACACTCGGAGAAGTACGAGATCCTCAGCGTCATCGACAGCACCCACGCGGGTGCGGACGCCGGGGTGCTCCTGGACGGTCTCGCGAACGACATCCCGATCCTCGACGGACTCCCGACGGCGATCGCTCATGCAGGTCACGTGCCGGACTACCTGATCTGCGGTGTCGCACCGGCTGATGGGCTGCTCTCCGCCGACCAGCGCACCGTGCTGCTGGACGGCATCGCCCGCGGGATGCACATCATCAACGGCCTGCACGAGTTCCTCACCGACGATGCCGAGTTCGTCGCGGCTGCCCTTCTCGCCCAGGTCACGATCACCGATATCCGTCGCCCCCGGGACAAGAAGGATCTCCATCTGTTCTCCGGCCGCATCTTCGACGTGACCTGTCCGCGGATCACCATCCTCGGGACCGACGGCGCGATCGGCAAGCGCACCACCGCGACGATCCTCGTGAAGGCCCTCAACGATCGTGGCGTCCACGCCGTGATGGTCGGCACCGGACAGACCACGATCATCCAGGGCGGCCGCTACGGCGTCGCGCTCGACGCCCTCGTGCCCCAGTTCTGCTCGGGTGAGGTCGAGAACCAGGTGGTCGCGGCATTCGAAGGCGAAGACCCGGACGTCATCATCGTGGAGGGCCAGGGCGCGCTCAGCCACCCCGCATACATCACCTCGGCGCACATCCTCCGCGGCAGTCAGCCTGCGGGGGTCATCGTGCAGCACGCCCCGGGCCGGACGGTCCTGGGCGACTTCCCGATGGTCGCTATGCCGACGGTCACGAGTGAGATCGCCCTGATCGAGGCTTTCGCCGACACGAAGGTCATCGGCGTCACGGTGAACCATGAGAACCTCACGGCGGAGCAGCTCGCCGCCGCCATCGACGAGATCGAGCTCGACACCGGACTCCCCGCCACCGACCCGCTGACCCGACCGCTGGCGGAGCTCGTGGAGATGGTGCTGCAGGCGTTCCCGACGCTCAGCCCGCGACGGACCACCCGTAGCGCCGCGTGA
- a CDS encoding SPW repeat protein, whose amino-acid sequence MRFIPTKVHGILDYIVGVALIAAPWLFGFANVGGAAVIIPIVLGVGLIVYSLFTKYEWGPFGFIPMPVHLVFDIVASLFLALSPWIFGFAGEALNVWLPHVVVGVAVIVVVLFSQPQPATTRGHAATA is encoded by the coding sequence ATGCGTTTCATCCCCACCAAGGTCCACGGAATTCTCGACTACATCGTCGGCGTCGCGTTGATCGCCGCTCCCTGGCTGTTCGGCTTCGCGAACGTGGGCGGAGCGGCGGTCATCATCCCGATCGTCCTCGGTGTCGGGCTGATCGTGTACAGCCTCTTCACGAAGTACGAATGGGGTCCCTTCGGTTTCATCCCGATGCCCGTCCACCTGGTGTTCGACATCGTCGCCAGCCTCTTCCTCGCCCTCTCGCCGTGGATCTTCGGGTTCGCGGGCGAGGCGCTGAACGTCTGGCTCCCGCACGTCGTCGTCGGCGTCGCCGTGATCGTCGTGGTGCTGTTCTCGCAGCCGCAGCCGGCGACCACCAGGGGGCATGCGGCCACGGCCTGA
- a CDS encoding GIY-YIG nuclease family protein, which yields MSKEQALPGPCTLCGGTVGARGDDSWRCASCGWRYGDVPDADLPLPRIDIVYYIRFDRRVKIGTSRRPRQRLASIRHDELLAFERGGRPVEQQRHREFASVREGGEWFTLTDDLRTHVDALRREGEPWLLYGRWLSNALRGLDAS from the coding sequence GTGTCGAAGGAACAAGCTCTCCCGGGCCCGTGCACCCTCTGCGGAGGAACGGTCGGTGCCCGCGGTGACGACTCCTGGCGCTGCGCCTCCTGCGGATGGCGTTACGGGGACGTCCCCGACGCCGATCTCCCGCTCCCCCGTATCGACATCGTCTACTACATCCGTTTCGACCGTCGGGTGAAGATCGGCACGAGCCGACGACCGCGACAACGGCTGGCGAGCATCCGACACGACGAGCTCCTCGCCTTCGAGCGAGGCGGACGCCCGGTCGAGCAGCAGCGACACCGCGAGTTCGCCTCGGTCCGCGAAGGCGGAGAGTGGTTCACGTTGACGGACGATCTGCGGACGCACGTCGACGCCCTCCGCCGCGAGGGTGAGCCGTGGCTGCTCTACGGGCGATGGCTGAGCAACGCGCTCCGCGGTCTCGATGCCTCGTGA
- a CDS encoding PQQ-dependent sugar dehydrogenase, with protein MTTTRRAQRTPADPRVAAVARGAGALVSTALVSTALIAIALAACAPTSPASSSPAPLAPSPSAGSGSIVPGRASTVAAGLEAPWSIAFFGSTALISERDTARIVEVSGDGRLRELGMIDGVAPRGEGGLLGIALRDDWLYAYSTAVGENRVQRFALSGAPGSFELGESETILSGIPAAGNHNGGRIAFGPDDMLYVTVGDAGDREGAQDRDSLAGKILRITPDGDVPEDNPFPGSPIYSLGHRNPQGLAWDDEGTLYASEFGQDTWDELNVIEAGGNYGWPTVEGIADHEGFVDPVQQWSPDTASPSGITIASGSIFIANLRGERLREVPLSDVRTAGEYFVESLGRLRDVVVAPDGALWVLTNNTDGRGDPRERDDRVLRIPIE; from the coding sequence ATGACGACGACGCGGAGGGCGCAGAGGACGCCGGCCGATCCGCGTGTCGCCGCGGTCGCTCGCGGGGCGGGCGCTCTCGTCTCGACTGCTCTCGTCTCGACTGCTCTCATCGCGATCGCTCTCGCCGCGTGCGCTCCTACGTCCCCCGCCTCGTCCTCTCCCGCGCCGCTCGCACCCTCGCCGTCCGCCGGATCGGGAAGCATCGTTCCGGGGCGCGCGTCTACGGTCGCGGCTGGACTGGAGGCCCCATGGTCCATCGCCTTCTTCGGGAGCACGGCGCTGATCAGCGAACGGGACACCGCCCGCATCGTCGAGGTTTCCGGCGACGGGAGGCTTCGCGAGCTCGGGATGATCGACGGCGTCGCGCCTCGAGGAGAGGGGGGACTGCTCGGTATCGCGCTGCGGGACGATTGGCTGTACGCGTACTCGACGGCTGTCGGCGAGAACAGGGTGCAGCGCTTCGCGTTGTCGGGGGCGCCGGGTTCGTTCGAGCTCGGCGAATCCGAGACGATCCTCTCCGGGATCCCCGCCGCCGGGAATCACAACGGCGGACGCATCGCGTTCGGCCCCGACGACATGCTCTACGTGACGGTCGGCGACGCGGGCGACCGTGAGGGGGCTCAGGATCGGGACTCGCTGGCCGGGAAGATCCTCCGCATCACACCGGACGGGGACGTGCCGGAGGACAACCCCTTCCCGGGATCACCCATCTACAGCCTGGGCCACCGCAATCCTCAGGGCCTGGCGTGGGACGACGAGGGCACGCTCTACGCGAGCGAGTTCGGCCAGGACACCTGGGACGAACTGAACGTGATCGAGGCCGGTGGGAACTACGGGTGGCCGACGGTCGAGGGGATCGCCGATCATGAAGGGTTCGTCGATCCGGTCCAGCAGTGGTCGCCGGACACCGCGAGTCCGAGCGGCATCACGATCGCATCGGGATCGATCTTCATCGCGAATCTCCGCGGAGAGCGGCTCAGGGAGGTGCCGCTCTCCGACGTGCGCACCGCCGGGGAATACTTCGTCGAATCGCTCGGGAGGCTTCGCGACGTCGTGGTCGCGCCAGACGGGGCACTCTGGGTTCTCACGAACAACACGGACGGGCGGGGCGATCCCCGCGAGCGCGACGACCGGGTCCTGCGTATTCCGATCGAGTAG
- a CDS encoding putative transporter small subunit, whose product METILLTAYVLVWPIIVVGVLTVVIRAFVKDAKEAKREGRDII is encoded by the coding sequence ATGGAGACCATTCTGTTGACCGCGTACGTACTGGTGTGGCCGATCATCGTCGTCGGGGTGCTCACCGTCGTGATTCGGGCTTTCGTGAAGGACGCCAAGGAGGCGAAACGCGAAGGGCGCGACATCATCTGA
- a CDS encoding sodium:solute symporter family protein, which produces MLLFFGGSLYMSIRISRRKENADGYMTGGGKIGFGISAASMTATWIWASSMYASATSGYTYGISGPIHYGLWGALMILLIYPFGRRIRTVAPHAHTIAEVMFARHGRSSQLMLAGSNVLGSLISLTSNLIAGGALVSMLSPFTFTQGIVAIAIGVLAYTLWSGFRASVLTDFAQVIAMLGAVAIIVPVIFFAAGGPELFVTGAANLTPQQGDFFSSDAFFNQGAPYIAAVLAYAIGNQTIAQRLFAVREDLIKKTFVTATFGYGASIIGIGMLGVLALYAGIQPMDGDVNNLIPQMASTYLPPLLICVFFVMIIGSLSSTADADMTALSSIMMADIYGQNIAGKKNANPKTMLLIGRLTMIGATAAALGFASMQFNILDLLVFVGALWGALVFPVIASFYWDRVTNAAFSIAVIAALAAFLPVRFEWISLSGGWGLASDVLSVVGIGVVLALMSFGFFGLRVALVVGTLATLVSAPFAIGFLHQYPVLSGSLVAYAVSTLVCVALTMMNRTRRFDFDLIKERTGSFDTGDITRSADVKGDATLAGKDA; this is translated from the coding sequence ATGCTGCTGTTCTTCGGCGGCAGCCTCTACATGTCCATCCGCATCTCCCGCAGAAAGGAGAACGCCGACGGATACATGACCGGTGGCGGCAAGATCGGGTTCGGCATCTCCGCCGCCTCGATGACCGCTACCTGGATCTGGGCATCCTCGATGTACGCCTCCGCGACATCCGGATACACCTACGGCATCTCCGGCCCCATTCACTACGGCCTCTGGGGTGCACTGATGATCCTCCTCATCTATCCGTTCGGGCGCCGCATCCGCACGGTCGCACCCCACGCGCACACCATCGCCGAGGTCATGTTCGCCCGCCACGGACGTTCGAGTCAGCTCATGCTCGCCGGCTCCAATGTGCTCGGCAGCCTGATCAGCCTCACGTCGAATCTGATCGCCGGAGGCGCGCTCGTCTCGATGCTGTCGCCGTTCACCTTCACACAGGGCATCGTCGCCATCGCGATCGGCGTGCTCGCCTACACGCTGTGGTCGGGCTTCAGGGCGTCGGTGCTCACCGACTTCGCGCAGGTCATCGCCATGCTGGGGGCCGTCGCGATCATCGTTCCGGTGATCTTCTTCGCCGCGGGTGGCCCCGAGCTGTTCGTCACCGGCGCAGCGAACCTCACCCCGCAGCAGGGCGACTTCTTCTCTTCCGACGCGTTCTTCAACCAGGGCGCTCCCTACATCGCCGCGGTGCTCGCCTACGCGATCGGCAACCAGACCATCGCGCAACGACTGTTCGCCGTGCGAGAGGACCTGATCAAGAAGACATTCGTCACCGCGACATTCGGGTACGGCGCGTCTATCATCGGGATCGGCATGCTGGGAGTGCTCGCCCTGTACGCAGGGATCCAGCCGATGGACGGCGACGTCAACAATCTGATCCCGCAGATGGCGTCGACATACCTGCCCCCGCTGCTGATCTGCGTGTTCTTCGTCATGATCATCGGCTCGTTGTCGTCGACCGCGGATGCCGACATGACGGCTCTCTCGTCGATCATGATGGCTGACATCTACGGGCAGAACATCGCGGGCAAGAAGAACGCCAATCCGAAGACGATGCTGCTCATCGGCAGACTCACCATGATCGGCGCAACCGCCGCGGCACTCGGCTTCGCATCGATGCAGTTCAACATCCTCGACCTCCTGGTGTTCGTCGGTGCACTGTGGGGAGCGCTCGTGTTCCCGGTCATCGCGAGCTTCTACTGGGACCGCGTGACGAACGCCGCGTTCAGCATCGCCGTGATCGCCGCGCTCGCCGCGTTCCTGCCCGTGCGTTTCGAGTGGATCTCCCTGTCGGGGGGCTGGGGTCTCGCGAGTGACGTCCTCTCCGTCGTCGGGATCGGGGTGGTCCTGGCCCTGATGTCGTTCGGCTTCTTCGGTCTGCGGGTGGCGCTTGTGGTCGGGACGCTGGCCACGCTGGTGTCGGCGCCGTTCGCGATCGGCTTCCTGCACCAGTACCCGGTGTTGTCGGGGTCGCTGGTCGCATACGCGGTGAGCACGTTGGTCTGCGTCGCCCTCACGATGATGAACAGGACGCGGAGATTCGACTTCGACCTGATCAAGGAGCGCACCGGCAGCTTCGACACCGGGGATATCACACGAAGCGCCGATGTGAAGGGCGACGCCACGCTCGCCGGGAAGGACGCCTGA